The Candidatus Pantoea soli genome window below encodes:
- a CDS encoding helix-turn-helix domain-containing protein — MNQREFIRSLLEWIEDNLGHDLHLDEVARRSGYSRWHLQRLFRQHTGFSLAEYIRQRRLTESALTLINSDEAILQVAMSYGFDTQQAYTRTFKNYFRVTPGQLRRQRRVEPERLLFPLAMAS, encoded by the coding sequence ATGAATCAGCGTGAATTTATCCGTAGTTTACTGGAATGGATTGAAGATAACTTAGGGCACGATCTGCATCTGGATGAAGTGGCGCGACGCTCGGGATATTCCCGCTGGCATCTGCAGCGCCTGTTTCGTCAGCACACCGGTTTTTCGCTGGCAGAGTATATCCGCCAGCGCCGGCTGACGGAGTCCGCGCTGACGCTCATTAACAGCGACGAAGCGATTTTGCAGGTGGCGATGAGCTACGGGTTCGACACGCAGCAGGCGTATACCCGCACCTTCAAAAACTATTTTCGCGTCACGCCGGGCCAGCTGCGCCGGCAGCGCCGGGTAGAGCCGGAACGCCTGCTGTTCCCGCTGGCGATGGCCTCCTGA
- a CDS encoding response regulator, producing MRALLVEDDEMIGTNLQQALEAAGWSVDWVRDGVFASNAWSAGDYTCVLLDLGLPREDGINVLRRARARGDTTPVLVLTARDTVQQRIQGLDSGADDYLLKPFDLQEVLARMRAITRRRHGAADSLLGNGDVQLDMMTREVVYKGQREQLTAREYALLYALLERPGAILSREQLENRIYGWGEEVTSNAVDVLIHGMRRKLDNEVIRNVRGLGWRVPAL from the coding sequence ATGCGAGCGCTGCTGGTAGAAGACGATGAAATGATAGGCACCAACCTGCAGCAGGCGCTGGAAGCCGCAGGCTGGTCGGTAGACTGGGTACGCGACGGCGTCTTTGCCAGCAACGCCTGGTCGGCAGGCGATTACACCTGCGTGCTGCTTGATCTGGGGCTGCCGCGCGAAGACGGCATCAACGTGCTGCGTCGCGCCCGCGCGCGCGGCGACACCACGCCGGTGCTGGTGCTGACCGCGCGTGACACCGTGCAGCAGCGCATTCAGGGGCTCGACAGCGGCGCCGATGACTATCTGCTTAAACCTTTCGATCTGCAGGAGGTGCTTGCCCGTATGCGCGCCATAACCCGACGCCGCCACGGCGCGGCAGATTCCCTGTTAGGCAATGGCGACGTCCAGCTGGACATGATGACGCGCGAAGTGGTTTACAAAGGCCAGCGCGAGCAGCTGACCGCGCGTGAATACGCCCTGCTGTACGCCCTGCTGGAGCGTCCCGGCGCCATCCTGTCGCGCGAACAGTTAGAGAACCGCATCTACGGCTGGGGGGAAGAGGTCACCAGTAATGCGGTGGATGTGTTGATCCACGGCATGCGCCGCAAGCTGGATAACGAAGTGATACGCAACGTGCGTGGCCTGGGCTGGCGGGTACCGGCACTATGA
- a CDS encoding amidohydrolase encodes MKTLSELVKSRVPQMQAWRRDLHHYAESGWLEFRTATRVAEALHRLGYQLQLGREVIAAEARMGLPSAELLAQQEARAREQGALPQWLPYFSGGFCGVVATLETGRPGPVMGFRVDMDALDQHESQDADHLPAREGFASCNPGMMHACGHDGHTTIGLALADVLMAMKAQLSGTIKLIFQPAEEGVRGARAMVAAGVLDDVDLFTAIHLGTGVPAGEIVCGSDSFLATTKLDVTFTGTGAHAGGNPEAGRNALLAAAQATLGLHSLPQHSGGVARVNVGVLQAGTGRNVVPDCALMKVETRGVSNRVNDDIYQQALRVIEGAAAMYGVTHAVQLMGGARSCTPSPAWVAFIHQQADALGLFQSVVDTRRQAAGSEDATYMMERVQQRGGQASYVIFGCDLAAGHHNAKFDFDEAIMATAVQTLATLALNQAQFGGAQ; translated from the coding sequence ATGAAAACCCTTTCTGAGCTCGTGAAATCCCGGGTGCCGCAGATGCAGGCATGGCGTCGCGATCTGCATCACTATGCCGAATCAGGCTGGCTGGAGTTCCGCACCGCGACGCGGGTGGCGGAAGCGCTGCATCGTCTTGGTTATCAGCTGCAGCTAGGCCGGGAGGTGATTGCGGCAGAGGCGCGTATGGGGCTGCCCTCCGCAGAGCTGCTGGCGCAGCAGGAAGCACGCGCGCGGGAACAGGGCGCGCTGCCGCAGTGGCTGCCCTATTTTTCCGGCGGTTTCTGCGGCGTGGTCGCCACGCTGGAAACCGGTCGCCCCGGCCCGGTGATGGGATTTCGCGTGGACATGGACGCGCTGGATCAGCATGAAAGTCAGGATGCCGATCACCTGCCGGCGCGCGAGGGCTTTGCCTCATGCAACCCCGGCATGATGCACGCCTGCGGTCACGACGGCCACACCACCATCGGTCTGGCGCTGGCGGACGTGCTGATGGCGATGAAAGCGCAGCTGAGCGGCACCATCAAACTTATTTTCCAGCCCGCCGAAGAGGGCGTGCGCGGGGCCCGCGCCATGGTTGCCGCGGGCGTGCTGGATGATGTGGATCTGTTTACCGCCATCCATCTGGGCACCGGCGTGCCTGCGGGCGAAATCGTTTGCGGCAGTGACAGCTTCCTGGCCACTACCAAGCTGGACGTCACCTTTACCGGCACCGGTGCCCACGCGGGCGGCAATCCGGAAGCGGGACGCAATGCGCTGCTGGCCGCTGCGCAGGCCACGCTTGGCCTGCACAGCCTGCCCCAGCACAGCGGAGGCGTGGCGCGGGTGAATGTCGGCGTGCTGCAGGCAGGCACCGGCCGCAACGTGGTCCCCGACTGCGCCCTGATGAAGGTGGAAACGCGCGGCGTCAGCAACCGGGTTAACGACGATATTTATCAGCAGGCGCTGCGGGTGATTGAAGGCGCGGCGGCAATGTACGGCGTGACGCATGCGGTCCAGCTGATGGGTGGCGCGCGCAGCTGCACGCCCAGCCCGGCGTGGGTGGCGTTTATCCATCAGCAGGCCGACGCGCTGGGCCTGTTTCAGTCGGTGGTGGACACCCGCAGGCAGGCTGCCGGCTCGGAAGACGCAACCTATATGATGGAGCGCGTGCAGCAGCGCGGCGGGCAGGCGTCCTACGTGATCTTCGGCTGTGACCTCGCTGCTGGCCACCATAACGCAAAATTTGATTTTGACGAAGCGATCATGGCCACCGCCGTACAGACGCTCGCCACGCTGGCACTCAATCAGGCGCAGTTTGGCGGTGCACAATGA
- a CDS encoding sensor histidine kinase: MSSFTFMRSLRNKLLATLVLLHLAMIGGVTWYFYHCYGDMMGTMKDDQLAKIADAWASSQRMPALMPMVMEQEKLRSTYIVQLWDTRNHLRASSWPTLHAPLQAKKGWSDVKVGDCGDDCEWRVYTRPGELGSEIGNIQVLHNVGYMKSLMVKRVLSAIIPLILMMPLSLLVIWLVVRAITRDLRAASRQIAAQEMLHSHSVSPAGLPDEVLPLVDAYNSLLDKLRTAWSSQRQFLEDAAHELRTPVTALTLQLENLRQHIQPGEARRQFDQLEAGVTRTRHLVTQLLNVSRQEDQSVVASVEAIALDDLLKESIEQLMVVADKRGIDIGFNGSAHYHLHASRSELRSLFDNLIGNAMLHTPEGSMVDVLLHHVGPHTVVDIVDNGPGMPESFIDRAFDRFTRSPDVKAQGSGLGLSIVRSVAQKYQMQVALSNCLSPQGNVCGLQVRVTLP; encoded by the coding sequence ATGAGTTCCTTTACCTTCATGCGTTCGCTGCGTAACAAGCTGCTGGCCACGCTGGTGCTGCTGCATCTGGCGATGATTGGCGGCGTCACCTGGTATTTTTATCACTGCTACGGCGACATGATGGGCACGATGAAAGACGATCAGCTGGCGAAAATTGCCGATGCCTGGGCAAGCAGCCAGCGCATGCCCGCCCTGATGCCGATGGTGATGGAGCAGGAGAAACTGCGCAGCACCTACATCGTGCAGCTGTGGGATACGCGCAATCATCTGCGCGCCAGCTCGTGGCCGACGCTGCATGCGCCGCTGCAGGCGAAAAAGGGCTGGTCAGACGTCAAAGTGGGCGACTGCGGTGATGACTGTGAATGGCGTGTCTACACCCGGCCCGGAGAGCTTGGCAGTGAAATCGGCAATATTCAGGTGCTGCACAACGTCGGCTATATGAAGAGCCTGATGGTGAAGCGCGTGCTCTCTGCCATCATTCCGCTGATTCTGATGATGCCGCTCTCGCTGCTGGTGATCTGGCTGGTGGTACGGGCGATTACCCGTGATTTGCGGGCGGCGTCGCGCCAGATTGCCGCCCAGGAGATGCTGCACTCACACAGCGTCTCGCCGGCGGGCCTGCCGGATGAAGTGCTGCCGCTGGTGGATGCCTATAACTCGCTGCTGGATAAGCTGCGCACCGCCTGGTCATCGCAGCGGCAGTTCCTTGAGGACGCCGCTCACGAACTGCGTACGCCGGTGACCGCCCTGACCCTGCAGCTGGAGAACCTGCGTCAGCATATTCAGCCGGGCGAAGCCCGCCGCCAGTTCGATCAGCTGGAAGCGGGCGTCACGCGCACGCGCCATCTGGTGACGCAGTTGCTGAACGTTTCGCGCCAGGAAGATCAATCGGTGGTTGCCAGCGTAGAAGCGATTGCGCTGGACGATCTGCTGAAAGAGAGCATTGAACAGCTGATGGTGGTGGCCGACAAGCGCGGCATCGATATCGGCTTTAACGGCAGCGCGCACTACCACCTGCACGCCAGCCGCTCGGAGCTGCGCAGCCTGTTTGATAACCTGATCGGCAATGCGATGCTGCACACCCCGGAAGGCAGCATGGTGGATGTGCTGCTGCATCACGTCGGCCCGCATACCGTGGTCGATATCGTCGACAACGGGCCAGGCATGCCGGAATCCTTTATCGATCGCGCCTTTGACCGCTTTACCCGCTCGCCCGACGTCAAGGCGCAGGGTAGCGGTTTGGGCTTATCGATTGTGCGCAGCGTGGCGCAGAAGTACCAGATGCAGGTCGCGCTGTCGAATTGCCTCAGCCCGCAGGGTAACGTGTGCGGGCTGCAGGTGCGGGTGACGCTACCGTAG
- a CDS encoding LysR family transcriptional regulator, with protein sequence MPSALKLHQLRAFVEVARQGSIRAASRLLGQSQPALTKAIQELELALGARLFERRQQGVTLTDIGNTFFRHACLVLEELRVAQEDIQQRLGLAGGQVNIGVGGSIARTVMPQVITQFHREYPRVKVRIVEGQLVSMVHELRQGALDFTINTYDRHHLDQELIFERLMQRDYQVVMRKGHPLAHARSLAELQHCDWTMPTPQGSYYRLLHDLFGERGMAPKIVVTCETFMACTSLVAKSDFVSIISRDVIEDPVHGGQLIALDLDDPLPQATFYLIQRKDTALTPMSAYMAHLFRRACQP encoded by the coding sequence ATGCCTTCTGCGCTCAAACTTCATCAGCTGCGCGCCTTCGTGGAAGTGGCGCGTCAGGGCAGCATTCGCGCCGCCAGCCGTCTGCTGGGCCAGTCACAGCCTGCGCTGACCAAAGCGATTCAGGAGCTGGAGCTGGCGCTGGGCGCGCGGCTGTTTGAGCGGCGGCAGCAGGGCGTCACGCTAACGGATATCGGCAACACCTTCTTTCGTCACGCCTGTCTGGTGCTGGAGGAGCTGCGCGTGGCGCAGGAAGATATTCAGCAGCGGCTCGGGCTGGCGGGCGGGCAGGTCAATATCGGCGTCGGCGGCAGCATTGCGCGTACCGTTATGCCGCAGGTGATCACGCAGTTTCATCGGGAGTATCCACGGGTGAAAGTGCGCATCGTTGAGGGACAGCTGGTCTCGATGGTGCATGAACTGCGGCAGGGCGCGCTGGACTTCACCATCAATACTTACGATCGCCACCATCTGGATCAGGAGCTGATCTTTGAGCGGCTGATGCAGCGCGATTATCAGGTCGTGATGCGGAAAGGCCATCCGCTGGCGCACGCGCGCTCGCTGGCGGAGCTGCAGCACTGTGACTGGACCATGCCGACGCCGCAGGGCAGCTACTATCGGCTGCTGCACGATCTGTTTGGCGAGCGCGGCATGGCCCCGAAGATCGTGGTGACCTGTGAAACCTTTATGGCCTGTACCAGCCTGGTGGCAAAGAGTGATTTCGTCAGCATCATTTCGCGTGACGTGATTGAAGATCCGGTGCACGGCGGTCAGCTGATCGCGCTGGATCTGGACGATCCCTTGCCGCAGGCCACCTTCTATCTGATTCAGCGCAAAGACACCGCGCTCACGCCGATGAGCGCCTATATGGCACATCTGTTTCGCCGCGCCTGCCAGCCGTGA
- the yjdN gene encoding VOC family metalloprotein YjdN: MQVSPYLFLYGRCEEAIAFYLEATGGEILQKMTFGDMPEQGEQVGDQSAPPLPPEKIMHAHLRIGQGELMLSDGDTSKPPASEHAGYAVSLATPDEAEGKAWFDKLSAGGKVTTPWQKTFWSNGFGMFIDKFGIPWRINVVKPQE; the protein is encoded by the coding sequence ATGCAGGTAAGTCCTTATTTATTTCTCTACGGGCGTTGTGAAGAAGCCATAGCTTTCTATCTGGAAGCCACCGGCGGTGAGATTCTGCAAAAGATGACATTTGGCGATATGCCGGAGCAGGGTGAACAGGTGGGCGATCAGTCCGCGCCGCCGCTTCCGCCAGAAAAAATCATGCATGCGCATCTGCGGATTGGTCAAGGTGAGTTGATGCTGAGCGATGGCGATACGTCCAAGCCACCGGCTTCTGAGCATGCGGGTTATGCGGTGAGCCTGGCCACGCCAGATGAAGCCGAAGGAAAGGCCTGGTTCGATAAGCTCTCCGCCGGCGGTAAAGTCACCACGCCGTGGCAGAAGACCTTCTGGTCAAACGGGTTTGGTATGTTTATCGACAAGTTCGGCATTCCATGGCGTATCAACGTGGTGAAACCCCAGGAATAA
- a CDS encoding M20 family metallopeptidase, translated as MSHHAFIGQYIDEHQSRFSALSDAIWDVPETRFEEWQSSALLADALAQEGFHVTRGAGQLGTAFIATLGSGKPVIAILGEFDALAGLSQQAGCATPQPLTENGNGHGCGHNLLGTAGVAAACAIKAWWAQHGQCGTLRFYGCPGEEGGSGKTFMVREGLFDDVDAAITWHPEGFSGLFNLSTLANIQAAFRFKGVAAHAANAPHLGRSALDAVTLMNTGANFLREHIVQEARLHYAVTNSGGVSPNVVQADAEVLYLIRAPLMAQAQAIYQRVINIARGAALMTDTQMTVRFEKACSSYVPNRALEAVMEHNLQHFGVPRYSEEEQRFAAAMRATLTPDDLHNARLNAARTGGEAGEAWVAALGDRALTDSVAPSVATREILYGSTDVGDVSWVTPVAQCFAPCFAFGTPLHTWQLVAQGRTPIAHKGMCLAAKVMAATALTLLEDAAALARCREEFAALRRAHPYTCPIPAGVRPATL; from the coding sequence ATGAGCCACCACGCGTTTATCGGCCAGTACATTGATGAACACCAGTCGCGCTTCAGCGCGCTCAGCGATGCCATCTGGGATGTGCCGGAAACCCGCTTTGAGGAGTGGCAATCCTCTGCGCTGCTGGCCGATGCGCTGGCGCAGGAGGGCTTTCACGTGACGCGCGGCGCAGGCCAGCTCGGGACGGCTTTTATCGCCACGCTCGGCAGCGGTAAACCGGTGATTGCTATCCTCGGCGAATTTGATGCGCTGGCCGGTCTGAGTCAGCAGGCAGGCTGCGCCACGCCGCAGCCGCTGACGGAAAACGGCAATGGGCACGGCTGTGGCCACAATCTGCTGGGCACGGCGGGCGTGGCGGCGGCCTGCGCCATCAAAGCCTGGTGGGCGCAGCACGGCCAGTGCGGCACGCTGCGCTTTTACGGCTGTCCGGGTGAGGAAGGCGGCTCCGGCAAAACGTTTATGGTGCGCGAGGGACTGTTCGATGATGTAGATGCGGCTATCACCTGGCATCCGGAAGGCTTCAGCGGCCTGTTTAATCTCAGCACCCTCGCCAATATCCAGGCCGCGTTTCGCTTTAAAGGCGTGGCGGCGCACGCGGCCAATGCCCCGCACCTCGGACGCAGCGCGCTGGATGCGGTTACGCTGATGAACACCGGCGCCAACTTCCTGCGCGAGCACATCGTGCAGGAGGCGCGACTGCACTATGCGGTGACCAACAGCGGCGGCGTGTCCCCCAATGTGGTGCAGGCCGATGCTGAAGTGTTGTACCTGATCCGCGCGCCGCTGATGGCACAGGCGCAGGCAATTTACCAGCGGGTGATCAACATTGCGCGCGGCGCCGCGCTGATGACCGACACGCAGATGACGGTGCGCTTTGAAAAAGCCTGCTCCAGCTATGTGCCGAATCGCGCCCTGGAAGCGGTAATGGAACATAACTTGCAGCACTTTGGCGTGCCACGTTACAGCGAGGAGGAACAGCGCTTTGCCGCCGCGATGCGCGCCACTTTGACCCCGGACGATCTGCACAATGCCCGGCTCAACGCGGCGCGTACCGGCGGTGAAGCGGGAGAGGCCTGGGTAGCAGCGCTGGGTGACCGGGCGCTGACCGATTCGGTCGCGCCGAGCGTGGCGACGCGCGAAATCCTGTACGGCTCAACCGACGTGGGCGACGTCAGCTGGGTGACGCCGGTTGCGCAGTGCTTTGCCCCCTGCTTCGCGTTTGGCACGCCGCTCCACACCTGGCAGCTGGTCGCGCAGGGACGCACGCCGATTGCGCACAAAGGCATGTGCCTGGCCGCCAAAGTGATGGCTGCCACCGCGCTGACGCTGCTGGAGGACGCCGCTGCGCTGGCGCGCTGCCGGGAAGAGTTTGCCGCCCTGCGCCGCGCGCACCCCTATACCTGTCCGATCCCGGCGGGTGTGCGGCCTGCGACGTTATAG
- a CDS encoding nucleoside-specific channel-forming protein Tsx, giving the protein MKFKTLIAGALLASSWTGAAQAESDPQYLSDWWHQSVNVVGSYHTRFGPQFNNDVYLEYEAFTKKDWFDFYGYLDLTNFFGVGNSNANGVFDHGSPMFMEIEPRFSIDKLTGTSLAFGPFKEWYFANNYIYDMGRNSDNRQNTWYMGLGTDIDTHSDVGLSLNVYAKYQWENYGAANENSWDGYRFKVKYFVPITDLWGGKLSYIGFTNFDWGSDLRDKSDRSRTSNSVASSHILSLNYDHWHVSTVARYFHNGGQWADGQELNFGRGPFEVKSTGWGYYLVVGYNF; this is encoded by the coding sequence ATGAAATTTAAAACGTTGATAGCAGGGGCCTTACTGGCCAGCAGCTGGACCGGTGCCGCGCAGGCAGAAAGCGATCCGCAATACCTCTCTGACTGGTGGCATCAGAGCGTGAACGTGGTGGGCAGCTACCACACCCGCTTCGGGCCGCAGTTCAACAACGACGTTTATCTCGAATACGAAGCCTTCACCAAAAAGGACTGGTTCGATTTTTACGGCTACCTGGATCTGACCAACTTCTTTGGTGTCGGCAACAGTAACGCCAACGGCGTGTTTGACCACGGTTCGCCGATGTTTATGGAGATTGAACCACGCTTCTCCATTGATAAGCTCACCGGCACCAGCCTGGCGTTCGGCCCCTTCAAAGAGTGGTATTTCGCCAACAACTATATCTACGACATGGGTCGCAACAGCGACAACCGGCAGAACACCTGGTACATGGGTCTGGGTACCGACATTGATACCCACAGCGATGTTGGGCTTTCACTGAACGTGTATGCCAAATACCAGTGGGAAAACTACGGTGCAGCGAACGAAAACAGCTGGGACGGCTATCGCTTCAAGGTGAAATACTTTGTGCCAATCACCGATCTGTGGGGCGGCAAGCTGAGCTACATCGGCTTTACCAACTTTGACTGGGGTTCCGATCTGCGCGACAAATCTGACCGCTCGCGCACCAGCAACTCTGTCGCTTCCAGCCACATTCTGTCGCTGAACTATGACCACTGGCATGTCTCTACCGTGGCGCGTTATTTCCACAATGGTGGACAGTGGGCTGATGGCCAGGAGCTGAATTTTGGCCGCGGTCCATTTGAAGTGAAATCAACCGGCTGGGGCTACTACCTGGTGGTGGGTTACAACTTCTGA
- a CDS encoding LysR family transcriptional regulator, whose protein sequence is MDHSDNLTAMLLFACVVERQSFSEAARVLGVSRSHVSREIARLEVRLGIRLLQRTTRKVVLTELGQAYYPFCTRMLEELHRADAFVQQVHQLPAGNVRLQAPITFGCQCVVPVLNAFIRRHIHINVDLELTPGDDAQPDADVAIVIRPRAPEAATARQLCSIDWGLYASPHYLAHHPVIDHPERLTRHDLLLFHGPAHTAALPFRRDKQRLALDVRSRFRANNSMALLNAALAGTGIAYLPAYMTQAALARGEIEQVLPEWQMDRLHSYLLLKAQPQPSSPVALLCDALIAALADG, encoded by the coding sequence ATGGATCACAGTGACAACCTGACCGCGATGCTGCTGTTTGCGTGCGTCGTCGAACGGCAGAGCTTCAGCGAGGCCGCCCGCGTGCTTGGCGTTTCCCGCTCGCACGTCAGCCGGGAGATTGCCCGGCTGGAGGTACGGCTGGGCATCAGGCTGCTGCAGCGTACGACGCGCAAAGTGGTGCTCACGGAACTGGGCCAGGCCTATTATCCGTTCTGCACCCGTATGCTGGAGGAGCTGCACCGCGCCGATGCCTTTGTGCAACAGGTTCACCAGCTGCCGGCGGGAAATGTCCGGCTGCAGGCACCGATCACCTTTGGCTGCCAGTGTGTAGTGCCGGTGCTGAACGCGTTTATTCGTCGCCATATTCATATCAATGTCGATCTTGAGCTAACCCCGGGCGATGATGCGCAGCCGGATGCCGACGTGGCGATTGTGATTCGGCCGCGCGCACCAGAAGCCGCGACCGCCCGGCAGCTCTGCAGCATTGACTGGGGCCTGTACGCCTCACCGCACTATCTTGCTCATCACCCGGTTATCGATCATCCCGAGCGTCTGACGCGCCACGATTTGCTGCTGTTTCACGGGCCGGCACACACCGCAGCACTGCCGTTCCGCCGCGATAAGCAGCGGCTGGCGCTGGATGTACGCAGCCGCTTCCGCGCCAATAACAGCATGGCACTGCTGAATGCCGCGCTGGCAGGCACCGGCATCGCCTATCTGCCTGCTTATATGACGCAGGCGGCGCTGGCACGCGGTGAAATTGAGCAGGTGCTGCCGGAATGGCAGATGGATCGCCTGCACAGTTATCTGCTGCTGAAAGCGCAGCCGCAGCCCTCATCGCCGGTTGCGCTGCTGTGTGATGCGCTGATTGCCGCCCTTGCAGATGGCTGA